Within the Cyprinus carpio isolate SPL01 chromosome B18, ASM1834038v1, whole genome shotgun sequence genome, the region CTTTCAGGACTGAAATCCATTTCTAATTGTAAAAGCtttttgtgcatatttatatttGGTCAAATGTTCAAATgcaactgaatttaaaatacattctctCCAGATTGGTTCCAGCTAGTCGGTTTGATCCATGACATCGGAAAAATCATGGCCTTGTATGAGGAGCCGCAGGTGAGAGACAAAAGCATCCGATCACGGTGGAAAAACCTTCGACAGCTGTCACATGGGATCAGTAACATACAGAATGCCATTGTGTGTTTATGGGCTGTAGTTGGAGATACCTTCCCAGTGGGATGCAAGTTTCAGAATTCAATAGTGTTCAGAAACTCAACGTTTGAAGGCAATCCGGATGAGAAGAACCCTGCTCTCAAGTACTATCTTCTAAACGTCaaaacagtgttatttaaatACTAGTATAGCATATATTATtagttcatattttaattttaattgaactttaagatgttttaaatgcatttttaaattaaatgcatttatcttTAGATTTGGAattgtttacaaatatttaaatttagctttaattttagttattttacattaacatttagtcatatagcagacgcttttatccaaagcgacttacaaatgaggacaatggaagcaatcaaaatcaacaaaagttataatatagttataatttTAATACTCCAGATTaaaaatttcatttcagttagctgcaaagacaacatttctaattattttacattttttcatcaaatattcatattttatttttagctttattttaattatctaaaatgtaaaaatatgttgtataGCATtctacctattttttttttcattgcagcaCAGAATTTGGGATTTATGAACCAAAATGTGGACTTAATAACATCCTGATGTCTTGGGGACACGATGGTGAGTGATTTAAGGGATCTTTGCACATAAGACCATTATGTCTCACTGTGAAACATCAAAAGTTTGAGGCCAGGTGAAAGAGATAATagttctattcagcaaggatgcattcaattgtgtcaaaagttacagtaattttaatttctaataaatgccattattttgagctttctattcatcaaagaatcctgaaaaatgtattatggtttccacaaaaatattaagcagcacaactgttttcaaaattgataataatcagaaatgtttcttgagcaacaaatcagcatattagaatgatttctgaaggattgtgtgacactgaagactggagtaatgatgctgaaaaatcacagcaataaattacatgttaaaatatattcaaacagaaaacagttattttaactgttaatattatttcacaatacttactgtatttgtgttcaaataaatgcagccttggtaaaaaaagaaaaaaaaaaagaaaaaaaagacttatttcGGATATTTTTCTcattgacctcaaacttttgaagagtagtgAATTTGCCGCTTAAGTGACAAATGAAAATGCTTCTTGCTCTATTCTAGAGTATCTATACCAGGTAATGAAGTTTAACAAATGCACCATCCCCGAGGAGGTAAACAAATCTCACAAACAATATGATTTCATTGATGCTTTTAAAAGCCACTTTCAAACAGTTTTTCTTCTGCCAGGGTCTTTACATGATCCGCTTCCACTCCTTCTACCCCTGGCACTCTAACGGAGACTACATGCACTTATGCAACGAGAAAGACCTGCAGATGCTGCCCTGGGTCAAAGAGTTTAAGTATGTCATGAGTTTCTCAATGAGAGCTCGTTTGTGTGTCCGTTTAATCTGCTGTGTGACCCACATATTGAAGGTCTGACCTCTCACTGATCAAAAACATGCGTCTGTTTGTCTTTCCTCTGACAGCAAGTTTGATTTGTACACCAAGAGCACTGAACTACCGGACGTGGAGAGTCTGAGGCCGTATTATCAGTCTCTCATTGATAAGTACTGCCCCGGGATACTGCGCTGGTGAACATGTTCTAGAATTCTACCGATCTGTCCTATTTCAAACATGAATGACACTTCAAATCATGTATAGTTATAGTTTTTGCTCTGTGGGCAATAAAAAtgggtgaaatttttttttcagccaattAGAAACCACCTTACATCTTGGCACTTTGGAATTGTcttcataaaataaagataaaataaaatcataaaagtgAACAAAAGTTAATTTCTTGATTTACAATAAACTGTGGGATCAATGCAAATACCTCTATTTTCCgacaatgtaaaacaaaaagaaatattaattattaatatccaacactatattgtatatattcatTCTTAATACTACATTAGattaaatctaaaatctaaaatgaattttacttgaaattgtttcataaaatgtacatttctttgGAAGTAATGGTGCTTGTGCCAGTGTGTATTTTTCtaggtttattaaaaatattacaaaacattaaagcTGAGTGTTTTTTTGGTGCATCTTCACTTATGTTAATACAATAAACATGCAATACTACTGTACATCACAGTGGTCAAATTATTGCAATACCATACACAAATATCACAGACCATAACCAGTTACAGTTCAATAAACCATTTCATGTCATATAACACCACCTACTGTATACAACATGACAGTTGAAGTGGAAAACTATCTCAAATGTCATATTTTCTGGCACCTAGATTTCTCTGATACTCTTGGTATACTGTAAGGCACTGCACATACTGGGCTTCGTTCATAAACCTATAAATGTTTGTCTAAATTGTGCTGTTTTTGGTATTTTGTTGCATTcgattcaaaatgtaatttatgtaagaatgattttaaaaacataaatttcacTTCTGTTTACTGAGGCCCAGTATGTGCATTTAGATGTagtttttttacagttattttaggtCTCATGGTGGAAgacatcctgttttttttttttttttaatatggtaaTTTGTAGCAGTTAGTGCACGCTCGGATAAACAATAACCTACcttgttttgcatttgcatttgtcaAAGCAATCGAAGACCATACAACAAAATccctttttttgcagtgtggccCTTCAATTGGGTTCAGCTGAGCTAAACTGGTGGGAAAATCCAGGACACTACTGGGAAACTACACTGCCTACATCTCTCAAACCTGCCTGTGAAAACAGAGAAAAGTCAATGTTTGACACAACGAGGGTGGAAGTGCTGGTGTTTTGGGGTAGATGTTATTACCCTGAGCTGGAATTAAAGTCCTTGGATGATCTAAAAACCTCACTTCCTTTTCCTGAGGCTGTCCACTTCCTCTTCAATTTCTCCTTCCTGTTCTTCTTCACTTGCTGCATCTTCTTCCTGCTCTTTTCCATCTTCCTCTGCATCATCTTTGGCATCGTCCTCCTCATGTTTCTTCTCGTCCTCCTTCGCCACACTGGAGCGAGTCGGTCCTGCGGCCTGTTGATCTGCGTGTCTGTTCTGGAGAGATTCGTGCTGGTGGTGATGTGCACGTGATCGCAGAGAGTTGAGGAGACACAAGGTCGCAGCCGAGCTGAAGAGAGTCCAGAGCAGAAGCGGAGCTGGCATCTCACGGGCATGTTCACCTACATGATGCAGTAACCGTGGCAACCAAGCATTCGAGCTGCGCCTCGGAGGAGCCTTATCCTGACAgaccaaaagaaagaaaaccaagaTGGTTAAATCTTTGTTAATGAACACATGACTGTTTGTGAGTGAGAAGGAGAGAGCAGAGccaaaacataaatacagtatttGAGGGTCAACTCTCTTGACATCAGCTGATAGgaacatcaaaaacatcatagCTATGGAtagtaatgacatttaaaaaaaaaaaaataaaaaaaaaactttgaaataattaaatagatataATCTAGTTTTAATTTTCTGCTATAAAATATATCCAATTCATAGCAATTCACATCATCACCAACCAAATACACTGTTTTTAATATCCAATACTTTATCTTGcgtatttatgtattcattattcattcattatctTATGTATTCATATAAGGCTGCAAGATTAattgaaaaagaaattaaaatcacaatgcaatgatttaatttattgtaaaaatattttttgaaatactaatttttttacagttaaatattgcattagtaatattcctttttttttagtaatgttttaatgattattattattaatattattaaaaataattcatagaCACAGTGACGTAAGCAcaacattttggccaaattgtgcaaaatatatattttttttaaatcacaatttttttggttgttttttttccccaaaattgtGTCGCCCTATTTTCATATATAGACTGaagataaaattaattttactttaaattgtgAGGTACTAGACCATAACGCtcataaaatagtaaatatcaacACTTATACAAGTGCAtgcttactaaaaaaaattacacaaaatgatTTTTGTGCAAACACAATCTTTTAATGACAGTTTCATTTTTATTCGTCCTCATTATATCACATCtctataaataatacaaacacagTGTCTCTTGATGTCACCTGttaaatatgtctgtttttatCTATGCTTTTTGCAAGTTGAATGAAAATGATTCAAAAAGCCTGTTTTGTTGGATCAAACTATCCTGCAGATAACAGACAGTGAACTTTAGGTCTGTTTGTTCTCCTGTGAGGTTATCGACATTCAACATGTGTCCCTAATTACACTTTCACTTTTAACAGCAGACTTGTTTCTTACCTTCAAACCATGTTGAACCAGCATCTGTTCAAGGTAAGAGTCACCAAGGTGCACCATGGGATAGAACTCTTCCACATACACCCGTCTCCACCATCGCTGGGGATATGACctaagcacacacaaacacatccgaTATGAACAAGTCATAAAGACAGAAAATGCAAACAATGAGGCTAAACATTAatcttaactttaaaaaatattacttgaattaaaataaatgtcaactgaattttaataataatttagcaacaTTTCTCCTTTGAGAGAAATTGaagtgttaaaatatttcaaactaaatacattaaaaccaataaaaaaaaaataaacattaactaaaaaattaaaactaaaaactttactttatttctgccagatgccaaggcaacatttttccttcttaaaataaaataaaataaaaaaataaaataggtgtGCACTCACCCATCCTTTTTGGGCTCGCTGAACCAGTATTTGTAGCGGTGAGCTCGGAGGTACGCAGGAGGCTGTTTGCTGAACGGATACTGAGACTCATCTGTCTGAATGAGTCTGATCACTGCTCAACACACACATGGAATATTTTCACAGTACAGTATAAAACACTGCATCTTGTTCCGACTGATGCACTGGATGCATTTAAATCTCATGCATGCTGAAGCAAACACACGTCGTCTCACCGTCTCGTTTTCCCTGCAGGAGTCTGTGTAGGAGGCTGCTGAACCAGGGGCTCTGTGTGTGTGGCCCAAGAGCAGCGAACCACATCTGCCAGTCCAGCCTGGGCTGGTGCGGAGCCACCACAGGGGGCGCTGCGCTCATGTTCCCCGGCTTATACATGAACTCGATCtcctgcaaaaatataaaaacaccaaaCACTTACTGACCACaatcatatttgtgaccctggaccacaaaaccagtcataattttTCCAAAAgccgaataaataagctttccgttgatgtatagtttgttaggataggacacaatttggccgagatacaattatttggaaatctggaatctgagggtccaaacaaatcaaaatattgagaaaactgcctttaaagttgtccaaatgaagttcttagcaatgtatattactaatcaaaaaaggaaaggaaaggaaatttacaaaatcttctttacttaatatcctaatgatctttgtcataaaagaaaaacggataattttgacccatacaatgtattgttggctattgctacaaatatacctgtgctacttatgactggttttgtgctccagggtcacatacagtatatttagttTTACAGTAGAAATGTTAACATGGTCTAGTTTCTGTCAATCCGTATTAATCCAATCTGATTTTAGATTCTGAAAGTTCAATCCTACTGAGCCATTAGTTAAATTACTAACAGATTActtgtgtgcatgtaaatgtagctagTTTTAATTTAACGAACTGAATGATTAACTTCACCTTGACATGAAGCTGGTGCATGTAGAAAAATTCTGAATAGTTCATATTTTTGCAACTTTGAGGCTCCTGGCTGCAGAGAATCTACATACTTCACCTTTAAGATTCTGGTAAGatgatattttattgatttaatgtttGAACCTACAACTCTTCAGTTAATGTAACCAGTATTTCAGAACTTTTTGGCTTTTTTTGATATGATTTCATATTCATGAAGTTTCTCCTTCACACACAGTTAAATGATGTAATTAAGACACTACACACTTCATCAAATACTTGTAAACTGACCGTCCATGTGTTGCGATCCATGCTGCCCTCGATGACCACTTCTGGACGGCCTCCGACGCCGGTCATCCTCCGGAACAATCCGTATGAGTTGACCAGCTGGTAACGGTCAGTCAGCTCAAACGCCGTCCGGACGCCAGGCCAGAGGTTACTGTGTGCATCATACTCAAAGTAGGTGTAGGGAACCTGCACACACACTTCATTATTAgagtcattatttttaaataacttaaagggacagcgcattcaaaaaaataagaattctGTGCATTACACTAAAAGTACACAATGAAGTTCTCCTGTGTATTGAACATGTGGAAGCATAAAcaaaattttgataaataaaaatgcagaggGCAagattttcaataataaatttaattcagttcCTCATAAAAGCTACTGTATGGTTTGAAAAGGCTTGAAATATGGAGACTTGATAGATGTACAGACTACTTTTATGGTCCATTTTCGACTTTTGTCACCATCCACTTTTTTGAAAAAACTACAAATGATTAATTCTGCTATTTAACTCATCAGACAGGTTTGGAACTGCACGCAGGTGACAAAATGCAgacatttttggggtgaactatgcctgtaactaaaataaacattaagcaaaaaaataataaaatacatttaaaaagtacacttattttattacaggcaaaatttcaaattttcatttagtttgttgaaatactaaaactaataaacagagcaattccaagagggtccttgCACCActggtgctcgggccctaaaaaaaaaaaaaaaaaagaaactaaataaacaaacaaattaataaataaataaaaacaactaaaaacataaaatgactaaaactttaattaaaacagaaaacattataaagctaattctaaatattaaaggtgctgtatgtaagattttgactctactaaagcataaaaataccataatatgtttgcagatatttgagaaacatgttaagttaacatacttgtttatctgaaaaacaatgctacagtcagttattctcctttgaaaatatgCGTTCTGGGCCAGAATGttgatctttgttttggtttgtgaaacccgcccactgccagtttacccaattgaatttcggcaccccaggttgccagttggcaaAAAACACAGCGCATGtcattttattcatcatcaagagcgctcgttcctgtttgtgtcatcaatctggcaacctgcatgcatgcatcaagtctgaggaggaggggccaggtgaaaaaaccctctccagtattttgaatttggactgcaatacctagttcaaccacttggtgttaatcctacatacagcacctttaataaatgctttacaagtatATTAATGATACAAAAACAGCACAGACAGGAAGTTTACTGACCAGACTGATGGCAAACATGGAGACTGTTGCCGCGGTCATAACTGCCCACTGGATTGTGCTCCAGAGACGCCACAACACtcctctcacacacgcacacctgAAACAGAAACATCTGTTCTACCAGGATGCCATCTAATGGACATGCTGAGCCAACAAATCAAACATAACCCACATCACTCACTTAAACATGGAGGAAATGATCTCCCATGTGAGA harbors:
- the miox gene encoding inositol oxygenase codes for the protein MRVVNLGPDPSLAYRPDSHEKDKSEFRNFESGALFDRVFNTYKLMHTYQTLDFVKQKHLEWANCNHFSMSMMENIDSLDELVDESDPDVDFPNSFHAFQTAEGIRKEHPDKDWFQLVGLIHDIGKIMALYEEPQWAVVGDTFPVGCKFQNSIVFRNSTFEGNPDEKNPALNTEFGIYEPKCGLNNILMSWGHDEYLYQVMKFNKCTIPEEGLYMIRFHSFYPWHSNGDYMHLCNEKDLQMLPWVKEFNKFDLYTKSTELPDVESLRPYYQSLIDKYCPGILRW